One region of Haloprofundus salilacus genomic DNA includes:
- a CDS encoding histidine kinase, translating into MSTRTETAAGTASITEHGSWKGGVAAGLVGGAVMGMMLSLMMTPVIEMAIPALWGLSGGLEGWVIHMANSAILGVVFAAIAGVANLGESTGRSAAAGVAYGVVLWVVLAAFVMPIWLGAVGFPEVPPLPNFDPMSLVGHVVYGLVLGAVYPSVRNL; encoded by the coding sequence ATGTCGACGCGAACTGAAACGGCCGCTGGTACTGCATCGATAACTGAACACGGCTCGTGGAAAGGCGGCGTCGCCGCCGGACTGGTCGGCGGCGCGGTGATGGGGATGATGCTCTCGCTGATGATGACGCCCGTCATCGAAATGGCCATCCCTGCACTGTGGGGGCTCTCCGGCGGCCTCGAAGGGTGGGTTATCCACATGGCCAACAGCGCGATTCTCGGTGTCGTCTTCGCCGCAATCGCTGGCGTGGCGAACCTCGGTGAGTCGACGGGCCGGAGTGCCGCCGCCGGCGTCGCCTACGGGGTTGTCCTGTGGGTCGTCCTCGCGGCGTTCGTGATGCCGATCTGGCTCGGTGCCGTCGGCTTCCCCGAAGTACCGCCGCTGCCGAACTTCGATCCGATGAGCCTCGTCGGCCACGTCGTCTACGGTCTCGTTCTCGGGGCAGTGTACCCGAGCGTGCGGAACCTGTAG
- a CDS encoding ATP-dependent DNA helicase: protein MRFFPYEEPYPNQRAAMDGIANAFAREQDVLIEGAPGTGKTLSALVPALEFARENDKTVVITTNVHQQMRQFVEDARAITRTEPIRAVVFRGKASMCHIDVGYEECQSLRDTTRSVVEKEEDRQQLKRRQEQLLEQSRDGDSGAAEARSAVMDELDQIGDELDDLRETNVCEYYYNNLARDTDEFFSWLFDDVRTPDDVYEYADERQLCGYELLKEGMEGVDLVVCNYHHLLDPMIREQFFRWLDRDPGDVITVFDEAHNIEGAARDHASRTLTENTIESALSELEEADDSRAEPAANVFETFLDALRRTYDESFGFGEREQVGENWSDVGIANPDRRDDLTLEFLQSYEGRGIDAELELALQLGKSLDEQYEQAYKDGETTTRKECQTLQTATFLSSWIEDGTKLGQHPMVSVRRDSGTDEIYGRAELYTCIPRQVTESLFDEVHASVLMSATLRPFDVTEDVLGIENAVTLAYGMEYPEENRRTFAVQTPALFAKERNEESTQEVVAGVLSDAIRFTPGNTLIFFPSYAEAQRYYEILGGSGLDGASLGSLMLDEAGTRTEDLRQRFVSSDNAALFTSLWGTLAEGVSFDGDDARTVLVVGVPYPHLSERMEAVQDAYDRAYADRGRDPGWRYAVEIPTIRKTRQALGRVIRSPEDFGVRALVDKRYTSASDTMGKYGVRDTFPPEERRELIDVGPEKLKFAMLNFYAGHDAYDGEPPSP, encoded by the coding sequence ATGCGGTTCTTCCCGTACGAGGAGCCGTATCCGAACCAGCGGGCAGCGATGGACGGCATCGCCAACGCGTTCGCGCGCGAGCAGGACGTGCTCATCGAGGGCGCACCCGGCACGGGGAAGACGCTCTCGGCGCTCGTCCCCGCGCTGGAGTTCGCCCGTGAGAACGACAAGACGGTCGTCATCACGACGAACGTCCACCAGCAGATGCGCCAGTTCGTTGAGGACGCCCGCGCCATCACGCGCACCGAGCCGATTCGGGCGGTGGTGTTCCGCGGTAAGGCGTCGATGTGCCACATCGACGTGGGGTACGAGGAGTGTCAGAGCCTCCGCGACACGACCCGCTCCGTGGTCGAGAAGGAGGAGGACAGACAGCAGCTCAAACGCCGTCAGGAGCAGTTGCTCGAACAGAGCCGCGACGGCGACTCGGGGGCGGCGGAGGCCCGCAGCGCCGTCATGGACGAACTCGACCAGATCGGCGACGAACTGGACGACCTCCGCGAGACGAACGTCTGCGAGTACTACTACAACAACCTCGCCCGCGACACCGACGAGTTCTTCTCGTGGCTGTTCGACGACGTGCGCACGCCCGACGACGTGTACGAGTACGCCGACGAACGCCAGCTCTGCGGCTACGAGCTGTTGAAGGAGGGAATGGAGGGCGTCGACCTCGTCGTCTGCAACTACCACCACCTGCTCGACCCGATGATCCGCGAGCAGTTCTTCAGATGGCTGGACCGCGACCCCGGTGACGTGATAACTGTCTTCGACGAGGCGCACAACATCGAAGGTGCGGCGCGCGACCACGCGAGCAGGACGCTCACGGAGAACACTATCGAGAGCGCGCTCTCCGAACTGGAGGAGGCCGATGACTCCCGCGCCGAACCCGCCGCGAATGTCTTCGAAACGTTCCTCGACGCGCTCCGGCGAACCTACGACGAGAGCTTCGGCTTCGGCGAGCGCGAGCAAGTGGGAGAAAACTGGTCCGATGTCGGCATCGCCAACCCGGACCGCCGCGACGACCTGACGCTCGAATTCCTCCAGAGCTACGAGGGCCGCGGCATCGACGCGGAACTCGAACTCGCACTCCAGTTGGGCAAGTCTCTCGACGAGCAGTACGAGCAGGCGTACAAAGACGGCGAGACGACGACCAGAAAAGAGTGCCAGACCCTGCAGACGGCGACGTTCCTCTCGTCGTGGATTGAGGACGGGACGAAACTCGGCCAGCATCCGATGGTCTCGGTGCGCCGCGATAGCGGCACCGACGAGATCTACGGCCGCGCTGAACTGTACACCTGCATCCCGCGGCAGGTGACCGAGTCGCTGTTCGACGAAGTCCACGCGAGCGTGCTGATGAGCGCGACGCTCCGCCCCTTTGACGTCACTGAGGACGTGCTCGGCATCGAGAACGCCGTCACGCTCGCCTACGGGATGGAGTATCCCGAGGAGAACCGCCGGACGTTCGCGGTGCAGACGCCCGCGCTCTTCGCGAAGGAGCGAAACGAGGAGTCGACGCAGGAGGTCGTCGCGGGCGTGCTCTCGGACGCGATTCGGTTCACGCCGGGCAACACGCTCATCTTCTTCCCCTCGTACGCCGAGGCCCAGCGTTACTACGAGATTCTCGGCGGCAGTGGCCTCGACGGCGCGTCGCTCGGTTCGCTCATGCTCGACGAGGCGGGCACTCGGACCGAGGACCTCCGCCAGCGGTTCGTATCGAGCGACAACGCGGCGCTGTTCACCTCGCTGTGGGGGACGCTCGCCGAGGGCGTGAGCTTCGACGGCGACGACGCCCGGACCGTGCTCGTCGTCGGCGTCCCCTATCCGCACCTCTCCGAGCGAATGGAGGCGGTGCAGGACGCCTACGACCGGGCGTACGCCGACAGAGGCAGAGACCCCGGGTGGCGCTACGCCGTCGAGATTCCGACGATTCGCAAGACGCGGCAGGCGCTCGGACGGGTCATCCGCTCGCCCGAGGACTTCGGAGTTCGCGCGCTCGTGGACAAGCGCTACACCTCGGCGAGCGACACGATGGGCAAGTACGGCGTCCGCGACACGTTCCCGCCGGAAGAGCGGCGGGAACTCATCGACGTCGGCCCGGAGAAGTTGAAGTTCGCGATGCTGAACTTCTACGCCGGACACGACGCTTACGACGGAGAACCACCGAGTCCCTAA